The Argentina anserina chromosome 3, drPotAnse1.1, whole genome shotgun sequence genome includes a region encoding these proteins:
- the LOC126788931 gene encoding heavy metal-associated isoprenylated plant protein 47-like: MWNLCCCLSDSYVHCSASTVKQKIVMKVQFSSEKRRTEAFKIAAGFKGVSDVSVEADKDKVIVIGIGIDSVCLAKSLRNKLGYAQISSVEEVKKPDEEKKPEVIPIQWPPSCVQYPVHCDVVYL; the protein is encoded by the exons ATGTGGAATTTATGTTGTTGTCTTTCAGATTCTTATGTACACTGTTCGGCCTCCACTGTGAAG CAAAAGATTGTGATGAAGGTGCAATTTAGCTCTGAGAAACGCAGAACTGAGGCCTTCAAGATTGCTGCTGGATTTAAAG GTGTGAGCGACGTGTCTGTAGAAGCAGATAAAGACAAAGTCATTGTGATTGGAATCGGAATTGATTCGGTTTGCTTGGCCAAGTCGTTGAGGAATAAGCTCGGCTACGCTCAAATATCAAGTGTTGAAGAAGTGAAGAAGCCCGACGAAGAGAAGAAACCAGAAGTAATTCCAATTCAATGGCCACCAAGCTGTGTTCAATATCCTGTGCACTGTGATGTTGTCTACTTGTGA